The Anas acuta chromosome 18, bAnaAcu1.1, whole genome shotgun sequence genome has a segment encoding these proteins:
- the PECAM1 gene encoding platelet endothelial cell adhesion molecule isoform X4 — translation MHLALLVIFLQCSGVYTQERVFTFNSVEIRAEPSAKVKNGDPMSIICHADISKSANFHLQHNITIFKDGKLVYMIVSDEEVARYEVPIARSADTGEYECTVKADGKTKSSKSLHVWVTGMTKPILTAEKREVLEGEVVKLRCELPEEVPPLQFLFRKTKTNSTPKEKLVFEAYRNFSTVEFSVEEGDNILYFDCFGRRFVKYINSEVESSEPSNRTLVTVKEPFIKPSLIIKSTSNITEGDRIEFECSTVVARMRDIEIILQKNKTILNSVRDEKLLKYSAVATLEDSGEYLCKVEQGRASKTTKLNVVVAELFPKPILSASLSKLDENKELTLSCSISGFRKANFSILRRNSNGDILLKNSRNLTMRVNVNDTGSYICKAEVKGIVKESKPVRISVYAPVSKPTLSVVSGLPEVVLGKPLQLICRLMMGTPPITFTFYKGNEVKKVVINDTYATFLDENIRQNDKRGYKCEARNNHSSGVKTSNILNITVIVPIRNASLGSIPYGDVEDGSGTAFLCSVKEGSWPIHFKIFKKSDHDTLLYEKTESTDRIVWHKETMSRQDTGTYYCMVSNRAKVNVKSHPITINVILASWQKGVIAAFVLILIVGAIALTVWWFLCKKKKAKESSMEMSRSALATNSTNEKLARQHNDGDYYSGSGYIEDGENHMKSTDENKGPDLESAEVEYTEVEVSTLDPHRDSMENRHSRIQGHPDAT, via the exons ATGCATCTTGCTCTTCTGGTGATTTTCTTGCAGT gTTCAGGAGTTTACACTCAGGAAAGAG TTTTTACCTTCAACAGTGTTGAAATCAGGGCTGAGCCATCTGCCAAAGTGAAGAATGGAGATCCTATGTCAATTATATGCCATGCTGATATTAGCAAAAGTGCCAATTTCCACCTACAGCATAATATTACAATTTTTAAGGATGGCAAGCTTGTATATATGATTGTATCAGACGAAGAAGTTGCACGATATGAAGTACCTATCGCTAGATCTGCAGATACAGGAGAATATGAATGTACTGTGAAAGCAGATGGAAAGACAAAATCTAGTAAATCGTTACATGTTTGGGTAACAG gAATGACCAAACCAATCCTGACTGCTGAGAAAAGAGAAGTTTTAGAGGGTGAAGTTGTAAAATTACGTTGTGAGCTGCCAGAAGAAGTACCTCCTTTACAGTTTCTTTTCCGTAAGACAAAGACAAATTCAACTCCTAAAGAAAAACTTGTATTTGAGGCATACAGGAATTTTTCTACAGTGGAATTTTCTGTTGAAGAGGGGGATAATATTTTGTACTTTGACTGTTTTGGTAGGAGATTTGTGAAATATATAAACTCTGAAGTTGAAAGTTCAGAACCCAGCAACAGAACACTTGTTACTGTCAAGG AACCATTTATAAAGCCTTCTCTGATCATCAAGTCCACAAGTAATATTACAGAAGGAGACAGAATAGAGTTTGAATGCTCAACTGTAGTAGCTCGAATGCGTGACATTGAAATcatacttcagaaaaacaaaacaatactgAATAGTGTACGAGATGAGAAACTTTTGAAATATTCTGCAGTTGCTACTCTAGAGGACAGTGGTGAATACCTGTGTAAGGTGGAGCAAGGGAGAGCATCTAAAACCACCAAACTGAATGTTGTTGTGGCAG AGTTATTCCCCAAGCCAATATTGTCTGCTTCTCTGAGCAAGCttgatgaaaataaagaattaactTTGAGTTGCAGCATTAGTGGTTTTCGAAAAGCTAACTTCTCTATATTACGGAGAAATTCAAATGGAgacattttgttgaaaaattcTAGAAACCTAACAATGAGAGTTAATGTGAATGATACTGGATCCTATATCTGTAAGGCTGAAGTAAAAGGAATTGTCAAGGAGAGCAAACCTGTAAGGATAAGTGTTTATG CTCCGGTCTCCAAGCCAACTCTTTCTGTTGTCAGTGGTTTACCggaggtggtgctggggaaACCTCTACAGTTGATCTGTCGTTTAATGATGGGAACACCGCCAATAACATTCACATTCtacaaaggaaatgaagttAAGAAAGTGGTAATTAATGACACATATGCTACATTCTTGGATGAAAATATTAGACAAAATGACAAAAGAGGATACAAATGTGAAGCTAGAAATAATCACTCTAGCGGCGTGAAAACTAGCAATATTCTCAACATCACAGTAATAG TACCAATCAGGAATGCCAGCTTGGGCAGTATTCCATATGGGGATGTGGAAGATGGCAGTGggactgcttttctctgctctgtCAAAGAAGGATCTTGGCCAATCCActtcaagatttttaaaaaatctgatcaCGATActcttttatatgaaaaaacCGAAAGCACAGACAGAATCGTGTGGCACAAGGAAACAATGAGCAGGCAGGATACAGGGACATATTACTGCATGGTTTCTAATCGAGCTAAGGTGAATGTGAAAAGCCATCCAATAACCATCAATG TCATCTTAGCGTCTTGGCAGAAAGGAGTCATTGCTGCATTTGTCCTCATACTTATCGTAGGAGCAATAGCTCTCACTGTATGGTGGTTTTTatgtaagaagaaaaagg CTAAAGAATCATCCATGGAGATGTCTCG ATCTGCCTTGGCTACAAActcaacaaatgaaaaactggCAAGACAGCACAATGATGGAGACTACTATTCTG GATCAGGTTACATTGAAGATGGTGAAAATCACATGAAAtcaacagatgaaaataaag